TGGCAAAGCAACTAAAACAAGGTCGACCTTGCCTTGAGAAATAATTTTCGGCAGGTCGGCATAGGATCCAATCACGCGAAAGCCCCGCGCCGAACGCTTTTGTTCAGGATACTGACCTTCAATTTCCGCATTACGATCAAGGCACCCAAGAAGCTCAATCCCATACTCACGATGCATCAGCATACTACGCGCGACTTTCTGAGCTAGCGCTTCCGACCCAACAATCAAGGCATAGCGTAAATTATATCCTGAGGATCGCAACACTCTCAGAATTGTGCGAATTAACATCCGAGAAAAAATTGATAGCGTAATAGACAAGCCAATAAAAATTACAAAAACTGCGCGAGAAAAAGGCTCGCTCTTTTCGCGAAATAGGTAGGTAAATGCCAGGAGTAATAATACAGCGAAAAGATTCGCTCGGACGAGTTTGAAAATTTCAACAATTCTACGCTTTCCGCGCGTAGGCTGATAAAGCTTAAATTGCCTGTAAACATAAGCCCAAATCAACCACACGAAAATCAACATTTTAACGTAATCGACAAATGGCGGAATACCCTTGTCGATGGCGATCCAACCAGAAAGGAAGCGCAGCCAATAGGCAAAAATCCAGGCTAGCGAAACAACGAAGAGATCAGTTGCCACGAAAAGTGCTTCAAACAGTTGTGCATTTTTCTTTAGCATTTAAATTCCCTGCCCTAACGCATGCCTACAGCAGTCTGATAGTGCTGCTCTGGCTGCAACAATTCAGATAACTCCGATTGGATTTTCTGGTCAAATTGCTCAACGTTGAAACGTAACGCTGAAGCTAGTGAGCGATCTTCTGCAATCGAATTCAGGCCTTTATTTTTTTCACGGATTAATTCTTGGACAGCGCGCACGATTGCCTCAGGCGTGAGACAAGAAAATAATATCCCTGTGCCAGGCTGAACAATTTCAACAGCTCCCCCGGCGCCATAAGCAATAATCGGGCAGCCCGCAGCCTGAGCCTCAACTAAGACCATTCCGAAATCTTCTTCAGCGGCAAAAACGAAACCTTCGGCCATTTTAAATTCGTGTGCCAAATCTGAGCCCTTAAGCTTTTCTAAAAAAGTAATGTTTGGGCCCGAGATTCTCAACAGGCGTCTGATTTCGGGACCAGAGCCTACAATCTTAAGTGGCAATCCCAATTCATTAAACGCCTCGATAATAATATGCGTGTTCTTATATGGCACTAGTGCATTTACAACGAGAAAACCTTGGCGTTTCTCCGGCTTTGCTGGGTTTTGTTGATTTAACCAATCAGTCTCTACCGGTGGATAAGCCAGTCCGGAGTTACGTCCGTAGGCGGTTTGGATTCGACGTTGGATAAATTCACTAATCGCAACAAAACGATCAACTCCAGCGCTACCTGCAATATCCCAGCGACGTAAGTGTCGGAGGATCGGACGAATCAAGGGCTCGTAGCGTAAATGTCCAAAGTAACGATCATACTGATCGTAAGCGTAGCGCATCGGCGTCAGACAGTAGCATAAATGTTTTAAGCCTGATGGAATTTTAATATTTTTTGCCGCACAGTGACTGATACTGAGCACGGCATCAAAGGGCTGCTCTTCGTGGCGCTGCGCTAATTGCTTAGATAGATTTCGC
The sequence above is drawn from the bacterium genome and encodes:
- a CDS encoding glycosyltransferase — translated: MRLAIIHDWIFQMRGGEKCLERVLELYPESEVFCLFRRSDFQHSEALSPTIRRTRNYVSSLNSVGPLRKFYRFLFPCYPFGMRNLSKQLAQRHEEQPFDAVLSISHCAAKNIKIPSGLKHLCYCLTPMRYAYDQYDRYFGHLRYEPLIRPILRHLRRWDIAGSAGVDRFVAISEFIQRRIQTAYGRNSGLAYPPVETDWLNQQNPAKPEKRQGFLVVNALVPYKNTHIIIEAFNELGLPLKIVGSGPEIRRLLRISGPNITFLEKLKGSDLAHEFKMAEGFVFAAEEDFGMVLVEAQAAGCPIIAYGAGGAVEIVQPGTGILFSCLTPEAIVRAVQELIREKNKGLNSIAEDRSLASALRFNVEQFDQKIQSELSELLQPEQHYQTAVGMR